Part of the Xenopus tropicalis strain Nigerian chromosome 3, UCB_Xtro_10.0, whole genome shotgun sequence genome, ATGAGAGAGGGTAACCGACCAGCAAGTGTGGAGCAGATCCGAGAAGTAGCTGGGGGAGCAGCCAGAATTCGTGGAGAAACTTTAGGCATCATAGGACTTGGTAAACCAAAAACAGCATGATATCCATTATCCTTATCTGGCATGCCATATTGCCATGCTccttaaacacattttttcatttttaaattttcagGGCGGATAGGGCAAGCTGTTGCTTTGCGTGCCAAAGCATTTAACTTCACAGTCATCTTTTATGACCCTTATTTACCGGATGGAGTTGAACGCTCTCTGGGTTTGCAGAGGATGGCGACTCTTCAAGAGCTACTAATGCACAGTGACTGCATAACGTTGCACTGCAGTCTGAATGAACATAACCATCACCTCATTAATGACTTCACTATAAAACAGGTAAGTGTTCAAATTCATTATTTGGTAATTCTGATAGCTATTGAGAAATTGGGGCCAgacaaaaaaatgcattctgtCCGCTCATTTGGCAAATGCTTCTCTGCCGTACCATCAGCAAGTATCACTGCATTCATTACACACTGCATGTAAATGTTTCCCAGTGATAATCTCTTCATTCTTACTGGTGAACATTATTCAAGCCCTCTCCTGTTCTTCCAGTCATCCTTCATGAATTGCCAGGTTGCTAATGGCATCTACATAGATGTTAGTGAgattttgattttgttttcagaTGCGCCAAGGTTGCTTCTTGGTTAATACAGCTCGTGGAGGGCTGGTTGATGAGAAGGCACTGGCTCAGGCCTTAAAAGATGGACGTATACGTGGGGCTGCTTTAGATGTACATGAATCTGAACCATTCAGGTATTAATTCtgtggaaacaaaaaaaaatgttagcaaCCTTTATTAAGTATATTTATAACACAACTTGTTGTTTTTCTCCATAGTTTTTCTCAGGGACCCCTGAAAGATGCTCCAAATTTGATATGCACCCCTCACACTGCTTGGTACAGTGAGCATGCTTCAATTGAAGCCAGAGAAGAGGCAGCTAAAGAAATCCGCAGGGCTATAGCAGGTAATGATAATGACTAAAGACAATCTTGGAACTTCTTGTGAGCATAAATATGCAGTTCTAACCATTATAGAtctattgtttaataaattattcaaGTTATATCTGAATCTCTAGTTTTCTGGATCATATTTAAATGGATATTGTTTAAATTGAATATGTATTTGTGCAGGTCCAATTCCAGATGCTTTACGAAACTGTGTAAATAAGGAATATTTGCTAGCAGCTGTACAGTGGTCAGGGATGGAACAGGCTACCGTTCATCCTGAACTTAATGGAGCTGGCAGTTACAGgtaaagtacttttttttttttttctttaattttgctgTATGTGCTTAGACTCCCTTCCTAAAGTAGCTAATAGTTTTGGTTTTCTAGTGTGTGCTTCCGCATCCACTTTCCTACATGCAGATGAGCTGCCTGACCATCGTCATATGCACTGAATCCCTTGGTTCCTATAACGTACTGGGTGAAATGGGAATCTTGGAATAGCCTTTTGTCTCATGAGCATTTTCCTTCTGGGTGACAATATGTTTGTAATCTCCCCAGTTTGTTCCTTGGGTAGTTGACTGTGCTTTCAAGTCAAGCAGTTATCACTTGAATATGCATTAGCTAGCATTTTCAAGCAATAATTGCTTGACCTGTTTATAAATGATAGATTTCCTAAATGCTTAATAAATACTAAGCGTAAATGCATAAAGGTTATTTTAGTTTTAGTATTTctagccctttaaaaataaacaggTTTATGTTCACCCAATATAAGTTGTTTGTGCTATTAGGTTTCTTGGTGGCcgaaaatatggaccaatgtaagtttaatttttaaatgtagaTAGAAATGTGTGGCCCGCATTATTGAAAGTCTGTACTTGTCTGAGCATCTAGTAACAAAGTTGTGTTGCAAAGTCCTAATGTCTGCGCATGTAGCTCTGCATAATTCTATGTTCTCTTTTTGCAGGTTTCCCCCAGGAGTTGTGGGTGTAACAACCACCGGACACCCATCTGCAATAGAAGGGCTGGTTGCCTCCTCGCATCCACTTATACCTTCTGTCTCTCACACCCCTTCTCCTGGACAGACCAGCAAACCTGACCCAGACAGAGAAATTCCTACTGATCAGTAGCAGATTAGCTCTACTTTTTGAATCCccattccccctcccttttctCCTGAACTGCCCCTGCCCATTTTTTCCTTCTTTATTTTTATCCAAACCACCACTCCCATATTTATGCTGTCTCCCCTCCACTTCTGGGGAGAGAAAAGGAATCCAGGTCTTTTCAGCAGCTTTACTGTGGTGAAGAATGGAATCAGGCTGCAAACCCTGAGGTGCATCATCTCTCCTAAAACCGAAAAGGAGAAAGTTCTTATCAGTGTCTGGAAACCTTTAGATATTGCCTTTCAACagataatattttttaatctatttagttttaattaaaatacaatacGGGTGGGTTATACTTCTTTCTGTGTGCTGGGGGCAGGCTGATCTAACTTGCTTCCACTAGTTTTGGGATGTCCATCCTGTTGCCCTTTTGTTTTGCTACGAATCTCGAAATTCTTTAAGTTGGAAGTTTGGAATTTGTAGTTCATTTGTTGGAAAGTCACTGTTTGGACATCCCTTGGCTAATAAAGACAGGCTCGGTTGTCTCAGGGAGCTGAGGCATGGCCAATTTTAACAGTAATAGCTGTCTACTTGTCTAGAATGTACCTTAGCCCTTTCACAGTTTCACTTGATTGTCTTACTCGGGCCTTTCTCTAGGAGTTGCTGGTTAAACTagagaacaaaaaaatatataatggggAGGGGAGGCAACTGCGTAGCATTAGGTTGtaaaatattgcaaatatttccTCTTATAACTCCTTTGTCACCTTCATAGTGTCTGAGTTATTTATCCGTATACATTAAAATTCagtttatttatttctatttcactAAAGGTGTTTAGTGATTGTGGTGTGAATGGTAACAAGCACAAAGATGCTTATTTTATGGAACAGtaatatttaaaagcaaactgctCTTATATGAAAGCCTATGTTGTCAAATAGTATGTAGTGCTTACATACATTGGTCAAGCAAAACAAGAGTTGTGTTCTGTTCTTTCCAAAGGTTAAAGGCACGGGGTGTTTCCCAATGTTTTATCATGCTGAcccttatgtattaaaaaaaaaaaaatcccagatgtTGAAATCAAATTGTTGTCACTTGCATATGCTGTGACCAAGGTGATTTCACGTAAACTTTTCTCTGCCTTTTTCACCTGTTTTTGCTTGGGGAGGAGTCAGAGACACACAGTACATTTATCAACGACAGAAACAAGAGATCACCATAGTCTGCCAGAGTGAAATTCTGCAGCTCCCCATTCACTTAAGAGATAACCCTTAAATATGTTCCTAAAAATCTATTCAAGAACAGTGACATTTCACTCTGGGTAGCTCTAGTTTCACTCTGATAACTATTCTACATTACCTGAAAATGCTTTGTGTGCCATTATACTAGAGTCAGTGAAATAGTGCTGAATGTTGCAGTTAGCTGTAAATATAGCAAAAGGAAGGTGGTTACTGTAGCATTAACTCTCCATGACATACTGTACTTTATCAAACACCTGATTAATGCAGTAAGCCTtatagccatatatttttttatcagtAACTGTAGAGCTATAGAACTAAATACCTAAAGGTCTTAGAATGAAACTGTCATACTAAAttattaactttccctttaaatttccCTATTGTAGTACAAGTATCAGGTATTTTTTACTGACAAGACACGGTAAAGCAGACATAATATATGTTTAGCTTACTACTGTAAATCACcagttctataaaaaaaatatgttggtaAGAAGTCAATCTAAATCCATTATAGCATAATTTTCTCTTGCAGTGCATATTCCATTCCTCTCTCTCCTTGGTTACTTAACTGGAGGCACATGTCAGCTCATATATCGACTCTTCCTATAATTGCACACTACACTGTGCATTGTGCAGTGCCAGGCATGCATGAACCCGAGTGACTGTTTACTTGGAAGGAAGCTTGAGGCAAAACTTTTTGgggtattatttattttattttttttgctgcacatccACACTCAGGATATGAAAATTCGATAGTCTGCTCATGCCCAGAAGATGACAGATTTCCCATAGCTGCTTGGATCTTTCTATTTTTTTGACCTGTGATGTGATTTAAGTGAAGAGACTCAGGCCCTGAACAACACAATATAAATCATAAGCTTTACTTGTATAAGAACATAAAAAAGTTATATGTACCCATTACAGCATTTGATATGTTAAATGTTGTTTTAGGGGTTACTGTTTTTTCTATAAAGATCTTTAGTGTATCAGCAGATATTTTTTGATGgagggaaaataaaaaatgtatttaactttTTGGTGTTTGTGAGCTATGTTAACCTGTTTGGAAAAAGACAGCATCATTTTGTTGTGCTGGAACCCTCTGTTCCAGGAGATGTTAATATCACAGAAATAAGGCTTTAGGTTGTATGGGTAATCCTTATTGCACAACATAAGCTTTCATGTAATAGTGATTTGTTTAATGCAATTAACACATTTCTGTGTATTTAGTCAGTATACTGAAATGTAATAGTCCCTTATAGAATAAAGTGGTCCTTAGATTTTGTTCCTATGGGAGTGTGATTGTTTACAGCTGGCCATGCACAAGTTACAGGTTATCTGGTTGACTCATGGATTGATTTGTAGCATATTAGTGGTTAGGCCTGTTTAGTTCACTAATCCAAAGGCCTATAGTGTATGTCCCCATACATGCGTAGAATTTGGCTTAATAGTCAGTGGTTTTTAGGAGCCAGACCTTGTAGATCATTGTAGAGCTGTGATTAGAAAATTACCAAACTGCTTACGGATCGGCAACCAATTTTATTGTAAACATGCCTTTTAGTGTCATGCTTAATGTGCTTGAAAGTTAATATGTATCAGGGCTTTCATTTGCCATTGAAACACAGCCATGCATTTGGGTGGCTTGAGCACTTGTATCTAAATATCCTTTAATTGGTGACTATTCTGTTTGAACTTTGTAGGCCAAGCTAGGGATTATGTTATGTTACATTTCTATTTAATGCTATCCAGTAGGTAAAGGTTTTGTACTGCAGACTAAACCAGTGGCTTATACTAAAGAAGGTTTCACATACCACATCAATGCACTTAACGCACTGTTAGCAATAAGTTTAAAGGCATATTTGTCCTCATGTGACATAAATGCagttaaatataaataagtggAAAATGTTGCTGGTAATTTTTTGCTAGCCTGTGATGAGTCATTATTTTGTAAGAATGGGAAAAGGTAAATTATATTAGATTATATAGTAAAGTGCTGAGGGGTACTGATTTAGTTTGGCACCATTACACAGGAATGTAAATCCAAAGGGATGCCTGCAGTGGCATTGAATATTTTTCTCTAAATCAAAGTAAACCACTTTGGAATATATAATGTTTCCTTTCTTGGTTAGCAAGGCCTGGCTATGGGCATATTCCTAATTCCAAACTGTTCCTTTATTTTATATGTGTGTCAAATTAATCTAGCATCTACATTGAAATATAAAAGGCTCACAAATGAATTTTAAAAGCTGCTAAGCAACATTAGGTTTTGGCAAAAGGAGAAGCCAGATTGGCAGCTTTAGCTgcatattgtatttttatagaaacGCAGGGACTCCAAGTCAGCTGCTTAACGGCCTCTGTAGGGGCCAAGTTGTTGCCTGTCTGACAGATTTGAGAATCCCATAGACGAGGACTGCATCAGGCCATTGAAGCCACTGATGAGTCTGCATAGGTCCTGAGGTAACCAAATCAGGCATTAATCTGTTTGTTGGCATTCTTGCCAATTGAACACATCTTTCCATGTATAGCTAACTTTATTTTGTGTGCATCTTAAAGGGGAAGCAGGCCCTTgaattaatgtttagtatgcaTTTCTAGCATTTTATATCTTTACAGTCTACAAATTAATCTGCTGTCTGGTTGTCGGGTAcacttaccctagcaatcagaaaCAATTTGCCCAAGAGGCTCAGCTTTTTTGCTGTGTTTGTAAGCACTTATTTTCAGACCTCTGATAGTTATATCCCATTTTCACTTTCAAACTATTGCCCTATCAAACTGGCAGCAGTGTAAATTGGCTTAAAGCAGCAGAAAAAAGacacctaaaaagaaaaaaataatacttaaagaacagtaacaccaagaaatgagcgaataaaaataattatgttctgttgccctgcactagtaaaagttgtgtgtttgcttcaagtTCTTAGTATACTTTAGaaaaacaagctgctgtgtagccatgggggcagccattcaaaggagaaaaaggcacaggttacttagcaggtaacagataaaccCCTGTTATATTCTATACAGCTTATctgtgcctttttccagcttgaatggctgcccccatggctacacagcagcttgtttatataaactatagtagcacttctgtagcaaacacaccagttttaccagtgcagggcaacagtacaatattttttaattactttaaaaccattccattttttggtgttactgttcctttaattactgCTGCCTATACCACGCttaaagttttattttaaggCAAGCTTACCTCTTTAAGCCTTCTTGAAACACTGGCAGTAGAGTTGGGGCCTTGACCATCCTCGTTAAGGCAGTTCTATATTAGCTTCTCACTGCAATGTGCCATATCAGGGAATGTGTAGATCAAGCGTAAGAGAATAAGCTGAATTCTGGGGATCTTGGTGCAGACTTCATGAATACTAGGCCTTATATTGCGGGAGCAATGACAACTCAGGAAATTAAAGCAGAGCAAAGTGGCACGCACACTGCAGTTTTTAGAAATCCACACTAAATTTCATGCAGCAGTTCTCTGTGCTGTGAAGGACTTCAGCTTGTCTTATCAGTCCCAGAGAGGAAGTGCAGGAATACTCAGGATTCTAAGTGGAATATGTAGTAAAAGTTGCAGCGTTTATCCAAATCAGTGTAACCTGGAGCACCCAATCAGTCACCTGTTaggaagtaaaaacaaaaaattgctaTGAATTGCTAGACATGGTGATATCATTGTGACTTTAAATACATTTACCTCACAAACATATTTTAAGGCCATTTAGTTTTATCAGTGGCCTGGTCATATTAACTGATGAACTGATCCATGATGTTGAGCACTATGTTGCGAAAATGAACATGTGATAAAAATAACCTGCACTCTTTCTGAAATAATTTTTCTTTACTATTCCCCTCAGAAATCTTTCTCTTTGAGCAgtagtaagatttttttttttttttttgagggggtaGCACTCCATTTCCTATATGTTGTATTAGCATTCACTCTTTCAGAATTACTCTCTGACACAAATCTTTTATGTTGAAAGAAAGGGTTTGTGTCAGAGTCGGTTATTTTGAGAGTGAGCTCTTTTGCATCTTTTAGTCGATAACCCCAGTGATGTACCGGACTCTCTGACTCCTGAGAGGGGAATAGTGCAGATAATAAATTAGGAAACTGTACAACATTTTCAGTTGAGTATGATTAGAAAGTTTCATAAGATAAGGCTTTTATTAAACTTTCAATTTTGTAATTATTCCCCTTTTAGTTGTGCTCCTTTGTTCTGTCATAAAGCAGAATATTGCACCAAAAGGTTAAAGTTACCTCTGTGGGAAACTGAGCAGccaaaatgcacacacaagtgCGCCATGTATTTAAgccatagttttccttttaaatgttGCAGTTGATAGAGGTAGAGATATACTCTGGCACTGCCATACTTCAGTCTTTTAAATATTCATGAAGAAGGCATAAATTATATACATACGTCATTCCTTCTGTTTTTTAGGATTTCATTTGAAGCTTATACAGGAGGGGGATGGATCAAGGTCATGTGTAAAGCTTTATAATTATAACttgattgtttttattttcatgaactgaaaaaatgttaaaataaatgctTAGGGTTTGGCAGATAAACTACAGGACACTCGCAAATGGAGATGGTTTAAGAATCTAATACAATCACCAACCTCCTTTTTGTATTGTAgaaagggcagtggcacattgTTGAGGGCAATGTTGTAAACCAATGCTGGGCAACCTGTAGTGCTCTATATATTTTGAACTATAccagcactccccccccccccccttccacagCCTTTGGCTGTCAGAggcattctgggagatgtagtttcacATCTGGAGGACTGCAGGCTTACTCACGCCTGATAAGAAGTTTCCAAAGTTGAATGGTTGGTAGTGCGGATGTAATGATTTCTAACTGGGATGTCAAGGAAGCAAAACACCAATCAATGTAATGGAGTTACAGTTGGTCAGCAACCcagcacacagaaaaaaaaaattccacgtcCTGTGAAATGACATGTATTTTATCCGCTCTCCTTTAAAAGGAGCCTTATTTTATACTGTTAAAACCAGCTTCATAAATCAGCTTAACGCAAGACTTTTCTGTGCCTCGGTTCAAAATGCAAACAGGTTCATTTTCTTCAGAACTGTATTTCCACGTAACTggggtttaatacattttttttgttgccaattACAGGGGATCTCCTCCccaaaaatttttgttttttttgcataatgaaagaaaatggaattctaagcaaccttccaaTTTATAATAATATTGAAAGGTTTTAAAGTATTTGTAGATGTATTTGCAATTGAAATCATTCTGAGTTTCCCTTTCTGGATCTGACCCTtgaaacaatgaagcagaaaTCAGCTCTTCTCTATTCAGCTGGATTgtgtcagaagtcagaaccagcaagactgatataataaatacattctttaatAGGATTTGCATTTAAAGAAATTACATTTCTATGGtatattgaaaaattgcttaggaTTACATGTTTCTACATTATGCAAAAAAGATTTTGGATGGACATCCCATTAAAAGTTGTTTTAGTAGGGGAGGGAAACCATTGTGTATAATGTGTGCATTTGCTGTCCCTAAATGAAATACCTGGCGTGTAGCTTTAATTCATTTTAAGAAGACAAAAAGGCCGTTGTTCCATTATGTTCCCTGTTTATCTGGGATTCCGTTATCTTGACATTTTTCTGCATTAATTCTCCCTTCTGCACCTCCAttgttttcttcttctttgtaCAGGGACACTTAGTTATGTTTGGGTTACTGTCTGGTGTAATTTACTGTCATTGGTGGCATCCCCAATCCGCATGGAGAGGATATTAGAGAGTATATTTCCCTGTGCAGTGGCCCCACATCTGCAGTGGGTGATCTTGTATTAACCCTGCATGGACTGAGCTGAGACGTGACCCTGTGTCCTAAAGGTGCAGTGTTGTGTGGTCAATCTTGTGTTGGTTTGTTACAGGTTATGCACAGCTGACCAGCTTTTTATAAATTACTCGGAGtgtcagaaatatatatttttgtagacaatGAACAATATGCCTTTTTTCAGCTGGATAGCTAAAACTGTGAAACATTGAAAAGCTGTCTGTAAACaagtgttctgtttttttttcttgtttttatttttatttgtctgaCTGCAATACTTTAATTTTTCCACTTGTAGTACTTAGAAAATGATTTTGTTAGAGAATAGCTTTTTGTCTCCTAATCATTTCtctataatattttaataaagtCCTACAAGCAATGTTTGTctccttttattttaaatttgaatgcAAACTAATATTTTGCTCAGTTAAATTAGCACAAACTAGATCTAGGCTTTGTCACAATTCACTTAGGCAGCAATAAGGAGTAATTTCCTGTGCTAGCATTTTCCCAGGATTCTCTTAGGCTGATATACCATGGAGAGATTTTAGTTGCCCACATAGTAAGTCatattgaaaaagaaaacaaaaggttgaaaaacacatccatcaagttcaaccttaaaggagaaggaaagtcagtcacttgagggtgccaaaatgttaggctcccccaagtgactttaatccctTGCCTTGTACcgtgggctggtgcccctgttaggagaaaacagcaccagccccggggtacctgtagcaagcacTTCCTCCTTGCTactgctggtgctgttctctcctaacaggggcaccagcccggggtaaaaggtaggcgattgaagtcacttgggggtgcctaaaattttggcacccccaagtgacactgcctttccttctcctttaatgcctatatataacctgcctaactgctagttgatccagatggcaatcggaccagtccctggatcaacttgtactaagagctatctccaataaaccctgtatttcctcacttgctaaaaagccatccagccacTTCTTGAAGctgtataatgtatcagccagcatgactgattcggggagagaattccacaacttcacagctctcacttaaaaaaaaaaaaaaaccctttccaaatttTCTAATTGGAATGAGTGCCCTTGtgttagttggaaggacctactggtaagaGATTAATATATGATCcgcttatatatttatgcatagttatcATCTTTCACCCTTTCAgtacctcttctccagtgtaaggAACCCTAACTTAGtgagtctttcttcataactaagactttccataccgtTTACTAGCTtggttgcccttctctgtaccctcacTTACTGTATGTCCCGTTTTGAGCACTcaagaccaaaactgcacggcatattctaaatggggccttacctgtgctctgtaaagtggaagaaaacCCCTCTTCCCATGAATATaggccccttttaatacagctcaaaaccttgtttgcccttgcagctactAATGAACAAGTTAACAAAAGTGGACCCAttgcagaaccctgagggaccccactgacaaccttactccaagtagagaatgtaccattaacaactgCCCTCTATGTGA contains:
- the ctbp2l gene encoding C-terminal binding protein 2 like isoform X1, whose protein sequence is MDKHKVKRQRLDRICEGIRPPILNGPMPVRPLVALLDGRDCTVEMPILKDVATVAFCDAQSTQEIHEKVLSEAVGALMYHTISLSREDLEKFKALRIIIRIGSGYDNIDIKSAAELGIAVCNIPSSSVEETADSTLCHILNLYRRVTWLHQAMREGNRPASVEQIREVAGGAARIRGETLGIIGLGRIGQAVALRAKAFNFTVIFYDPYLPDGVERSLGLQRMATLQELLMHSDCITLHCSLNEHNHHLINDFTIKQMRQGCFLVNTARGGLVDEKALAQALKDGRIRGAALDVHESEPFSFSQGPLKDAPNLICTPHTAWYSEHASIEAREEAAKEIRRAIAGPIPDALRNCVNKEYLLAAVQWSGMEQATVHPELNGAGSYRFPPGVVGVTTTGHPSAIEGLVASSHPLIPSVSHTPSPGQTSKPDPDREIPTDQ